The genomic DNA CCGTGGTAGAGCGTGCAATCGTCGCCGATTTCGGCGGTCTCCCCGATCACCACCCCCATCCCGTGATCGATAAAAAACCGCCGGCCGATGGTGGCGCCGGGGTGAATCTCAATGCCCGTGATCCAGCGGACCAGGGCAGACACCGCCCGCGCCGGCCATTTCAAACCCAGGGTCCACAGGCGGTGACACAGGCGGTAAAACAACACCGCGTGCACACCGGGATAGGTGGTCAGCACCTCAAACGTGGTCCGCGCCGCCGGGTCGCGGCCGAACACACAATTCACATCTTCGCGCAAGCGTTCAAACATAAGTGTCAGGTCTGTTGTTCGGGGCTGCTATTCACAGCCGCCACAAAAGGCACGGCGAACAGGCCATGGCCGGAAATGCCACTGCCCCCGGGAGGGGATTGGGGTGAGGGGCCCATCCGAAGCGCTGGGTGAATGGTCCAAACCGTCAACGCCCCGCCGCCCGCTGCGCCGCCGTCAGTATGCCTCGCAGAATGTTCACTTCCCGCTCCTCCAGTTGTGCCCGGCTGAACAAACGCCTGAGCCGCCGCATTAGCAGCCTGGGTTGTGCGGGATCGAGAAATTCCACATCCATCAGCGCCTGTTCCAAATGGCGGTAAAAGCCTTCCACCTGCTCCGCCGTGGCCAGCCCGCGCGCAGCAGCGGGTGCGGCTGCGCCGCCCCGGGCCGCCATCATTGTCTCATACGTAACCACCTGCACCGCCGCCCCCAGGTTCAGCGACGGGTAGACGGGATTGGCGGGAATGTGCAACAAACAATTGCAGCGATCCATTTCCTCATTGGTGAGCCCCGAATGCTCCCGCCCAAACA from Gammaproteobacteria bacterium includes the following:
- a CDS encoding tRNA (cytosine(32)/uridine(32)-2'-O)-methyltransferase TrmJ, whose translation is FGREHSGLTNEEMDRCNCLLHIPANPVYPSLNLGAAVQVVTYETMMAARGGAAAPAAARGLATAEQVEGFYRHLEQALMDVEFLDPAQPRLLMRRLRRLFSRAQLEEREVNILRGILTAAQRAAGR